The following coding sequences lie in one Caldisericia bacterium genomic window:
- the ade gene encoding adenine deaminase, giving the protein MGLKEKIEVAKEEREGDIILKGGKIINVFDNSIEEGDVIIYEGEIVGVGKYSKAKEIYNIQGYYVSFGFFDSHIHIESTSLTPQEFAKAVVPKGTLGVVADPHEIANVAGIRGLKYMLNASENLPIDIYFMLPSCVPSSPFENSGSRLTIEHLYPFISHPKVLGLGEMMNYPGVLNGDNEVLRKLEHFKNKIIDGHSPFLLGNNLNGYLVAGIESDHECTNLVEAKEKLKKGMWIMIREGSVAKDLESLYPIINQYTYPRILLCSDDKHPGELLKDGHINGILRKLIKRGVDPILAIRLATLNPANYFGLKKYGAIAPNYFANIVVLEDLVNFEPKLVFYRGNLVAKEGIPMFSYERSKSEGGVKNTVNIKTLTYEKIKVKAIGDRINVIGVNKNSLITERFVMKPKVQDGFVVPDTTRDILKIVVVERHKATGNVGVGFIKGFKLKEGAIASTIAHDHHNIISIGTNDKDILLSISILESYGGGISIAKNGRILQILPLPFGGLMSDRSAKEVDEDYQKLLLISRKLGCTLDDPFMSLSFMALPVIPHLKITDLGLVDTDNFKIISLFERGE; this is encoded by the coding sequence ATGGGCCTTAAAGAAAAAATTGAAGTTGCAAAGGAGGAGAGAGAAGGAGATATAATTCTTAAGGGTGGGAAAATTATAAATGTTTTTGACAATTCTATTGAAGAGGGTGATGTAATAATTTATGAAGGTGAAATTGTAGGGGTAGGGAAATATTCAAAAGCAAAAGAAATTTATAATATTCAAGGTTATTATGTTTCATTTGGTTTTTTTGATAGTCACATTCATATTGAAAGCACCTCTTTAACTCCACAAGAATTTGCAAAAGCGGTTGTACCAAAAGGTACACTTGGAGTAGTTGCAGATCCTCATGAAATTGCTAATGTTGCTGGAATAAGAGGATTAAAATATATGTTAAATGCTTCAGAAAATTTGCCTATTGATATATATTTTATGCTTCCTTCATGTGTGCCATCTTCTCCATTTGAAAATTCTGGTTCCAGGTTAACAATTGAACATCTATATCCTTTTATATCACATCCTAAAGTACTTGGTCTTGGAGAAATGATGAATTATCCAGGAGTTTTAAATGGAGATAATGAAGTTTTAAGAAAATTAGAACACTTTAAAAATAAAATAATTGATGGTCACTCTCCTTTTTTACTTGGTAATAACCTTAATGGTTACCTTGTTGCAGGTATAGAATCTGATCATGAATGTACAAATTTAGTTGAAGCAAAAGAAAAATTGAAAAAGGGAATGTGGATTATGATAAGAGAAGGTAGTGTTGCAAAAGACCTTGAATCTCTTTACCCAATAATAAATCAATATACTTATCCAAGAATATTACTTTGTAGTGATGATAAACATCCAGGAGAACTGCTTAAAGATGGACATATTAATGGAATTTTGAGAAAATTAATAAAAAGGGGTGTTGATCCAATTCTTGCAATTCGCCTTGCAACTTTAAATCCAGCAAATTATTTCGGTTTGAAAAAATATGGTGCAATTGCACCTAATTATTTTGCAAATATTGTTGTACTTGAAGATTTAGTTAATTTTGAACCAAAACTTGTTTTTTATAGAGGAAATCTTGTTGCTAAAGAAGGTATTCCTATGTTTTCATACGAAAGATCAAAATCTGAAGGTGGAGTTAAAAATACAGTTAATATAAAGACATTAACATATGAAAAGATAAAAGTAAAAGCAATAGGAGATAGAATAAATGTAATTGGAGTCAACAAAAATTCTTTAATAACAGAAAGATTTGTAATGAAGCCAAAAGTTCAAGATGGATTTGTTGTTCCAGATACAACAAGAGATATATTAAAGATTGTTGTTGTTGAGAGACATAAAGCCACAGGAAATGTAGGTGTTGGATTTATAAAAGGATTTAAACTTAAAGAGGGTGCAATAGCCTCAACAATTGCACACGATCATCATAATATAATATCAATAGGAACAAATGATAAAGACATTCTTCTTTCAATTTCTATTCTTGAATCATATGGTGGTGGAATATCTATTGCAAAAAATGGGAGAATTTTACAAATTCTTCCTCTTCCTTTTGGTGGTTTAATGAGTGACAGAAGTGCAAAAGAAGTAGATGAGGATTATCAGAAACTTTTATTAATATCAAGAAAACTTGGATGTACACTTGACGATCCTTTTATGTCATTATCTTTTATGGCTCTACCAGTAATACCACATTTAAAAATAACAGATTTAGGTTTAGTTGATACTGATAATTTCAAAATAATATCATTATTTGAAAGAGGTGAATAA
- a CDS encoding gamma carbonic anhydrase family protein has translation MIRDFKNFKPQIGKNSWISETATIIGNIKIGDNVGIWFGAILRGDVAPIEIGNNTNIQDNSVIHSEVGYPTKIGNGVTIGHNSIIHGCEIGDDTLIGMGAIILNGAKIGRNCIIGAGTVITEGKIIEDNSLVLGVPGKVVRKVTDEEIKRIKENARAYITLKEGYEK, from the coding sequence TTGATAAGAGATTTTAAAAATTTTAAACCTCAGATTGGTAAAAATTCATGGATTAGTGAGACTGCGACTATAATTGGAAACATTAAAATTGGAGATAATGTAGGAATATGGTTTGGTGCAATTTTAAGAGGAGATGTGGCTCCAATTGAAATAGGAAACAACACTAATATTCAAGATAATTCTGTTATTCATTCAGAGGTTGGTTATCCAACAAAAATTGGTAATGGTGTTACAATAGGGCATAATTCAATAATTCATGGATGTGAAATCGGTGATGATACTTTAATTGGAATGGGTGCAATTATTCTTAATGGAGCTAAAATTGGAAGAAATTGCATAATAGGTGCAGGAACTGTTATTACCGAAGGAAAAATTATAGAAGATAACTCTCTTGTTTTAGGTGTACCAGGTAAAGTAGTCAGAAAAGTTACAGATGAAGAGATAAAAAGAATAAAAGAGAATGCAAGGGCTTATATAACTTTAAAAGAGGGATATGAGAAATAA